In Ursus arctos isolate Adak ecotype North America unplaced genomic scaffold, UrsArc2.0 scaffold_3, whole genome shotgun sequence, one DNA window encodes the following:
- the KCNH2 gene encoding potassium voltage-gated channel subfamily H member 2 isoform X3: MAAPAGKASRTGALQPRAQKGRVRRAVRISSLVAQEVLSLGADVLPEYKLQAPRIHRWTILHYSPFKAVWDWLILLLVIYTAVFTPYSAAFLLKETEEGPAAPDCGYACQPLAVVDFIVDIMFIVDILINFRTTYVNANEEVVSHPGRIAVHYFKGWFLIDMVAAIPFDLLIFGSGSEELIGLLKTARLLRLVRVARKLDRYSEYGAAVLFLLMCTFALIAHWLACIWYAIGNMEQPHMDSRIGWLHNLGDQIGKPYNSSGLGGPSIKDKYVTALYFTFSSLTSVGFGNVSPNTNSEKIFSICVMLIGSLMYASIFGNVSAIIQRLYSGTARYHTQMLRVREFIRFHQIPNPLRQRLEEYFQHAWSYTNGIDMNAVLKGFPECLQADICLHLNRSLLQHCKPFRGATKGCLRALAMKFKTTHAPPGDTLVHAGDLLTALYFISRGSIEILRGDVVVAILGKNDIFGEPLNLYARPGKSNGDVRALTYCDLHKIHRDDLLEVLDMYPEFSDHFWSSLEITFNLRDTNMIPGSPGSAELESGFNRQRKRKLSFRRRTDKDPEQPGEVSALGPGRAGAGPSSRVRPGGPWGESPSSGPSSPESSEDEGPGRSSSPLRLVPFSSPRPPGEPPGGEPLTEDGEKSSDTCNPLSGAFSGVSNIFSFWGDSRGRQYQELPRCPAPTPSLLNIPLSSPCRRPRGDVESRLDALQRQLNRLETRLSADMATVLQLLQRQMTLVPPAYSAVTTPGPGPTSASSLLPVGPIPTLTLDSLSQVSQFMAFEELPPGAPELPQDGPPRRLSLPGQLGALTSQPLHRHGSDPGS; encoded by the exons ATGGCGGCCCCAGCAGGGAAGGCGAGCAGGACAGGGGCTCtgcagcccagggcccagaaAGGCCGGGTGAGGCGGGCCGTGCGCATCTCCAGCCTGGTGGCCCAGGAG GTCCTGTCCCTGGGCGCCGACGTGCTGCCGGAGTACAAGCTGCAGGCGCCGCGCATTCACCGCTGGACCATCCTGCACTACAGCCCGTTCAAGGCCGTGTGGGACTGGCTCATCCTGCTGCTCGTCATCTACACGGCCGTCTTCACGCCCTACTCGGCTGCCTTCCTGCTCAAGGAGACAGAAGAGGGCCCCGCGGCCCCCGACTGTGGCTACGCCTGCCAGCCCCTGGCCGTGGTGGACTTCATCGTGGACATCATGTTCATCGTGGACATCCTCATCAACTTCCGCACCACTTACGTCAACGCCAACGAAGAGGTGGTCAGCCATCCCGGCCGCATCGCCGTCCACTACTTCAAGGGCTGGTTCCTCATCGACATGGTGGCCGCCATCCCCTTCGACTTGCTCATCTTCGGCTCTGGCTCCGAGGAG ctgatCGGGCTGCTGAAGACGGCGCGGCTGCTGCGGCTGGTGCGCGTGGCCAGGAAGCTGGACCGCTACTCGGAGTACGGCGCGGCCGTGCTCTTCCTGCTCATGTGCACCTTCGCACTCATCGCGCACTGGCTGGCCTGCATCTGGTACGCCATCGGCAACATGGAGCAGCCGCACATGGACTCCCGCATCGGCTGGCTGCACAACCTGGGCGACCAGATCGGCAAGCCCTACAACAGCAGCGGCCTGGGCGGCCCCTCCATCAAGGACAAGTACGTCACGGCCCTCTACTTCACCTTCAGCAGCCTCACCAGCGTGGGCTTCGGCAACGTCTCCCCCAACACCAACTCTGAGAAGATCTTCTCCATCTGTGTCATGCTCATCGGCT ctctcaTGTACGCCAGCATCTTCGGCAACGTGTCCGCCATCATCCAGAGGCTGTACTCGGGCACCGCCCGCTACCACACGCAGATGCTTCGGGTGCGCGAGTTCATCCGCTTCCACCAGATCCCCAACCCCTTGCGCCAGCGCCTGGAGGAGTATTTCCAGCACGCCTGGTCCTACACCAACGGCATCGATATGAACGCG GTGCTGAAAGGCTTCCCCGAGTGCCTGCAGGCGGACATCTGTCTGCATCTGAACCGCTCACTGCTGCAGCACTGCAAGCCTTTCCGAGGGGCCACCAAGGGCTGCCTGAGGGCCCTGGCCATGAAGTTCAAGACGACCCATGCACCGCCAGGGGACACACTGGTGCATGCTGGGGACCTGCTCACCGCCCTCTACTTCATCTCCCGGGGCTCCATTGAAATCCTGCGGGGGGACGTCGTCGTGGCCATCCTGG GGAAGAATGACATCTTTGGAGAGCCTTTAAACCTGTACGCTCGGCCTGGCAAATCCAACGGGGACGTGCGGGCCCTCACCTACTGCGACCTGCACAAGATCCACCGGGATGACCTGCTGGAGGTGCTGGACATGTACCCTGAGTTCTCCGACCACTTCTGGTCAAGCCTGGAGATCACCTTCAACCTGCGGGAC ACGAACATGATCCCCGGGTCTCCGGGCAGCGCGGAGTTGGAGAGCGGCTTCAACAGACAGCGCAAGCGCAAGCTGTCCTTCCGCCGGCGCACCGACAAGG ACCCGGAACAGCCAGGGGAGGTGTCGGCCttggggccgggccgggcgggggcaGGGCCGAGTAGCCGGGTCCGGCCAGGGGGGCCGTGGGGGGAGAGCCCATCCAGTGGCCCCTCCAGCCCTGAGAGCAGTGAGGATGAGGGCCCAGGCCGCAGCTCCAGCCCCCTCCGCCTGGTGCCCttctccagccccaggccccccgGAGAGCCGCCGGGTGGGGAGCCCCTGACGGAGGATGGTGAGAAGAGCAGTGACACTTGTAACCCGCTGTCAG GGGCCTTCTCAGGAGTGTCCAACATCTTCAGCTTCTGGGGGGACAGTCGGGGCCGCCAGTACCAGGAGCTGCCtcgctgccctgcccccacccccagcctcctgaACATCCCTCTGTCCAGCCCGTGCCGGAGGCCCCGGGGTGACGTGGAGAGCAGGCTGGATGCCCTTCAGAGGCAGCTCAACAG GCTGGAGACCCGGCTGAGTGCGGACATGGCCACTGTCCTGCAGCTGCTGCAGAGGCAGATGACTCTGGTCCCACCCGCCTACAGTGCTGTGACCACCCCAGGGCCTGGTCCCACCTCCGCCTCCTCTCTGCTGCCTGTCGGCCCCATTCCCACCCTCACCCTGGACTCGCTTTCTCAG GTTTCCCAGTTCATGGCGTTTGAGGAGCTCCCCCCGGGGGCCCCGGAGCTCCCCCAAGATGGCCCCCCTCGACGCCTCTCCCTGCCGGGCCAGCTGGGGGCcctcacctcccagcccctgcacAGACATGGCTCAGACCCCGGCAGTTAG